A stretch of DNA from Streptomyces spiramyceticus:
CGCGGAGGTCTCGTTCTACGACTACAAGACCGACGAACTGGTGACGAGGACGGTCAATCTCGACACCGGCAAGGTCGAGAGGGCCGACACCCTCAAGGGCGTCCAGCCGTCGCCGACCCCGAAGGAGAACCGCGAGGCCACGGAGCTGATCCTGGCCAGCCCGCTCGGCGACGGCCTGAAGAAGGACTACAAGGACGCCATGGGCAAGCCGCTCACCTCGGCCGACCAGCTGTGGGTGAACGGCGGCATCTACCGGGTGGACCGCGAGGAGCAGGTGCCCGCGGCGCTGGCGAAGTGCGGCGTCCACCGGTGTGTCCGCGTTACGTCCAAGGTCAAGAACGGGCCGTGGATCGACACGCGTGACCTCGTCGTCGACCTGAGTGCGAGGACCGTCGGCCGCATCCGCTGACCCTCCTGCCCGTCTCATCTCTCCAGTCCCTTCCCGCACTTCCGTAAGAGGGAGTCCACCTTTCATGCACGTCAACAGATCAACGCGTTCCCGCAAGCGGGCCGCGGCAACCCTCGCCGTCGCCGCGATGCTGGGCAGCCTGGCCACAGCGACCGGATCCGCCGCCACCGCGGCACCCAAGGACGCGGCCAAGGGTGCGTCCAAGGCCGCGCCCAAGGCGCCTGCCCCGCCCCCGGCCGACTGCAGCGCGGCGTACCGCATCGAGCAGAAGCTCGACGGCGGCACCACCTGGGGCATGTGCTGGAGCTACGACAGCGACGCCGGCCTCGTCCTGGAGAAGGTCTCGTACCAGCCCAAGGGCGAGCCCAAGCCGATCCGCGTCCTGACGTCCGGCAAGCTCGCACAGGTCCATGTGCCGTACGACAACGGCAAGGAGGAGTTCGACGACCTCACCACCTACGGATTCGGGTACGGCCTCCAGAACCTGAAGCCGAACGAGTGCCCCGGCGGAACCATCAGGACCGTCAAGGTCGCCGAGGTGGGCAACGTCAAGGGCCTGTGCACGACCACGCGGTCCCGCGGCCACGCCTACCGCCTCGCCAACGACGAAGGCACCAAGGTCTGGCAGGCCCAGGGCAAGGACCTGCTCGTCTACACCGTCAACAAGGTCTCCTGGTACGAGTACATCACCGAGTGGCGCTTCTCGTCCGACGGCACGATATCCGCCAACGTCGGTGCCACGGGCAGCCTTTCGCCCGGCGACTACGACGCCACGGACGGCCGCGGCTGGCCCATCGGCAAGGGCGCGCGCGACTACGCCACCAGCCACAGCCACAACGTCTTCTGGCGGCTGAACTTCGGCCTCGACGGCAGCTCCAAGAACCGCGTCGAGCAGTACGACTCGAAGGTCACCCCGCCCACCGGCAACGGCAAGCCGAAGACCAAGACCACCCGCACCCCGATCACCAAGGAGCTCGCGGGCGACGCCAAGAGCATGCGGTGGTGGCGGATGGTCAGCGCGACGGGCAAGAACAAGGACGGGCACGCGCGCTCGTACGAGATCGTCCCGGGCCCGACGAACAAGCACCCCGGCCGCAGCTTCACCAAGCACGACCTGTACTTCACGGACTACCGCAAGTGCGAGCAGTTCGCGAGCAACAACATCCGCAACTGCGGCAGGAACGCGCCCGACAGCGTCGACAAGTGGGTGAACGGCGAGCCCCTCAAGAACCCGATCACCTGGGTCAACATCGGGTTCCACCACATAGCCAGGGACGAGGACCAGCAGCCCATGCCCGTCCACTGGCAGGGATTCCAGCTCGCGGCCAGGGACGTAACTGCTATGAATCCGCTCACTCCGGCCGATCTCGCCGGACAGAACGGACGTTACGAATAGGGGAGTTGGGAAAGGAGCCTGTGGATCCGGCTGCACCGCCTCCCGCTCGCGGAGTACCCTTCCTTGATCGTTGAAGAAGGGTCTCCAGGAGCTGAAGGCGGTGCGCGGGTGAGCTCGGGAGGGCTGGAACTGCCCCCCGGTGACGCAGGTCACGAGGGGGGTTCCACAGGTTCCACAGAGGTCCCGCCCGGAGCGGTCTCGCTTGCGCGGCCGATGGAGATCGGAGCGGAGCTGGACTGGGGCGCGGACGCATGGAGTGAAGTGCGTACGCGCGCCCAGCGGGCCGGGCGGGCCTACATCTGGCTGAACCTGGTGGAACAGCGGCTGCGCGCCGTCGTTGCCGGCGTACTCCGGCCCATCTACGAGCCGGTGCACGGCGAGGACGACTGGGTGGTCGCGGCGGCCGGTCCCGCGGGCCAGGAGTGGGTGCAGCGTGCCGTGGCGGTACGGGAGGTCTCCCGCCGCAAGGGCTATCTGCTGGACCCGGCCGACGACAACGTCCTGAGCTTCCTCACGCTGCCCCAGCTGCGCGAGCTGATGGTCCAGCACTGGCCGTGCTTCGAGCCGTACTTCGACGACCGTCGGGACGTCGAGCTGGCCCTGGACGAGCTGGAGGTCACCCGTAACGTCGTCTCGCGCAACCGGGCGCTGTCCGAGGCGGTGCTCGCGCAGGCGGAGCGGGCGTCCGCGCGGCTTCTCGAAATCCTGGGCAGCGGGGGCGGTGTGCCGTCCTCCGGGCGGCTGAAGGTGGACGCGGTCGAGGATCTGGTGGGGGACAGATACGCGGACGTGGTCAGTGTCCACCCGGACCGGGTACGGCTGCAGCGCCAGCTTCCCGCCGAGGACCTCTTCGGGGGCGCGCGGCGCCTCGACGCGATCGGCATAGGCCTGAACCTCCTCGTCCAGAATTTCTCCGGCAGGAGGCTGGTGCGGCTGGCCGAATCGGGGTGCCGGATACGGCTGCTCTTCCTCAATCCGGCGAGCAGTGCGGTCAAGCGACGCGAGCGCGAACTCGGCCTGAAAAAGGGTGAATTGAGCCGGTCGGTGGAGATGAACATCCTCCATATGCGCCGGGTGCGCTCGAAGCTGCGCGATCCCGGGGCGTTCGAGATCCAGGTCTTCGACGAGACGCCGCGCTTCACGGCGTACCTCGTGGACGGAGACGGGTCGGACGGGCTGGCCGTCGTCCAGACGTATCTGCGCAAGGCGCGGGGCATGGAGGCGCCGGTGCTGGTGCTGCGGGGCGGGGGGCGTGGGGTGGTCCGGCACGGCCAGGACACCGAACATGGTCTTTTCGAGACGTACCGGGAGGAATTCGAATCCGTGTGGGCGGACTCCCGTCCGGTCTCCTGAAGGCGTTGTCAGTGGTGCGTGCGAGGGTTGTTTTCCACCGGGGGAGCATCCGGGACAAGGCAGCACGAAGGAGGTCCCAGGATGGGATGGCACGGGGAACCGCTGGTCGGATTCGACCTGGAGACGACCGGCACCGAGCCGTTGGAGTCCCGGATCGTCACGGCCGCGATCGTCGGCGTGAAGGACGGTGCGGTGGTCGGGCAGCGCGACTGGCTGGCCGATCCGGGCATCCGAATTCCGGCGCAGGCATCGGCGATCCACGGCATCAGCAGCGAGCGGGCGGGGGCGGAGGGCAGGCCGGCCCGTGAAGTGGTCGACGAGATCGCCGAAACCCTCACCGTGTACTGGACGCAGGGGGTCCCGGTCGTTGCCTACAACGCGGCGTTCGACCTGACCCTGTTGACGGCCGAGCTGAACAGGCACGGGCTGCCGCCGCTGAGCGAGCGCCTCGGCGGCGCCGGGATCGGGCCGGTCGTCGATCCGTACACCATCGACCGCGCCGTCGACCGGTACCGCAGGGGCAAGCGGACGCTGGAAGCGGTGTGTGTGGAGTACGGCGTGGTGCTCGACGGCGCCCACGAGGCGGGCGCGGACGCGCTGGCGGCGGTGCGGGTGGCGCGCGCGATAGCCGAGCGGCACCCTCAGGTCGCCGCACTGTCCCCGGTCGAGCTGCACGACCGCCAGATCCAGTGGTACGCGGACTGGGCGGCGGACTTCCAGAGCTTCCTGCGGAAGAAGGGCAACCCGGACGCGACGGTGGACCCGGCCTGGCCGCTGCGCGACCTGGTGCCGGCCGGTCGCTGACGGGCCGGCGGCAGCGAGTCCTTCGCGCCGACCATGTGAATGGCGTCAGCCGGAGCGCGATCGTCACAGTCGACCGAAGGCACGTCAGAAGGGGTACCAGCGGACCTCGGGGTCGTTGTCGCGCAGCGAGGCCACCCGTCGGCGGAACTCCGCCAGCGCCGCAGGGTTGGTCGGGGCATGCTGGGCCACCCAGGCGCAGCTGGCCGTCTCGCGGGCGCCGCGCAGCACCGTCCAGCCCGGCCATTCGCGTACGTCCCAGCCGTACGCCGTGGTGAACGCGTCGTACGCCTCGGGCGCCAGGCCGTAGCGGTCGCGCGACAGGGCCATGACGACCAGGTCGTGCTCGCGGAGGTCGGCGGCGAACGTCTCCAGGTCGACCAGGGCCGGGCCGCCCGGGCCTACATGGACGTTGCGGGGAAGCGCGTCGCCGTGGATCGGGCCCGGCGGCAGGTGCGGGATCAGGCCGGCCGATGCCGCCGCGAAGCCGTCCCGCCGCTCGCGCAGGTACGCCGCGTCCGCCGGGTCGATCGCATCGCCCGCGAGCCGCAGCCACCGCTCGACCCCACCGAGGAGGTCACGCGGAGGGAGGGCGAACGAGGGCGCGGGCAGGGCGTGGACGTGGCGCAGCAGTCCCGCCAGGTCCTGCGGCTCTGCCGGGCGTACGGACTCGGGCAGCCGGTGCCAGACGGTCACCGGGTGGCCGTCGACCACACGGGGCTTCGGCTCGGCGGCCCGTGCGGCGGAGACGCCGGACGAGGCGAGCCAGGCGGCGACGGCCAGTTCACGCTCGGCCCGCGCCAGCAGCTCCGGGTCACGGCGCCCGACCTTCACGACCAGGGCACCGTCCACCGCGAACACCGCGTTCTCGCCCAGGGCCAGCAGCTCCGCGTCGGCGGGGAGTCCGGCGGCGGCCAGAACCTCGCGTGCTCGTGTCTCGTCCATGGGCACCGATTCTCGCATCCGTGCAGGTGGGCTTGACGAACCGACGAACCGACGAACCGACGAACCGACGAACCGTCAGCACGATGACGGAGGCCGCCGGGGCGGCCAGTTCGCCACCCTCAACCTCGGGCTCTCGGCAGGCGGGCAGCTCTTCCACCGCGACGGCAACGGCAAGGCCGAGGTGCGCTTCACCGAGGGCGACGCCGTGGTCCCCGGCACCACCCACGATCAGGTCAACACCGACAAGAGCGCTTCCGCTGCGGCGCGCTCGCTCGCTATCAGCGCTAATTCATGTTGCACGAGACGTCTCGTCTCGCTTAGTGTCGTGGCATGACTTCAGCGAAGCGTGCCCACATCGCCATGTTCTCCATCGCCGCCCCCGGGCACGTGAACCCGAGTATCGAAGTGATCCGTGAACTCGTCGCCCGCGGCCACCGCGTCACGTACGCGATCCCCGCCTCCTACGCCGACAAGGTCGCCGTGACCGGCGCCGAGCCCGTGATCTACCACTCCACACTCCCCACCGAGGACGAGCCGGAGGCATGGGGCACGGAGCTGATCGACAACATCGAGCCGTTCCTGAACGATGCGATCCAGGTGCTGCCGCAGCTGATCGAGGCATACGAAGGGGATGAACCCGACCTTGTGCTCCACGACATCACCGCGTATCCGGCGCCGGTCCTCGCCCACCGATGGGGCGTTCCGGCCGTCTCGCTCTCACCGACCCTCGTCGCGTGGGAGGGGTACGAGGAGGAGGTGGCCGAGCCGATGTTCGCCGAACTCAAGGCGTCCGAACGCGGCAAGGCGTACTACGCCCGCTTCCGCGCCTGGCTCGACGAGCACGGGGTGACCCACATCGACCCGGATCGCTTCGCCGGGCGTCCGCGTCGCAGCATCGTGCTGATCCCCAAGGTGCTGCAGCCGCACGCCGACCGGGTCGACGAATCCGTCCACTCCTTCGTCGGCGC
This window harbors:
- a CDS encoding phosphotransferase enzyme family protein, with translation MDETRAREVLAAAGLPADAELLALGENAVFAVDGALVVKVGRRDPELLARAERELAVAAWLASSGVSAARAAEPKPRVVDGHPVTVWHRLPESVRPAEPQDLAGLLRHVHALPAPSFALPPRDLLGGVERWLRLAGDAIDPADAAYLRERRDGFAAASAGLIPHLPPGPIHGDALPRNVHVGPGGPALVDLETFAADLREHDLVVMALSRDRYGLAPEAYDAFTTAYGWDVREWPGWTVLRGARETASCAWVAQHAPTNPAALAEFRRRVASLRDNDPEVRWYPF
- a CDS encoding 3'-5' exonuclease, translating into MGWHGEPLVGFDLETTGTEPLESRIVTAAIVGVKDGAVVGQRDWLADPGIRIPAQASAIHGISSERAGAEGRPAREVVDEIAETLTVYWTQGVPVVAYNAAFDLTLLTAELNRHGLPPLSERLGGAGIGPVVDPYTIDRAVDRYRRGKRTLEAVCVEYGVVLDGAHEAGADALAAVRVARAIAERHPQVAALSPVELHDRQIQWYADWAADFQSFLRKKGNPDATVDPAWPLRDLVPAGR
- a CDS encoding copper amine oxidase; translation: MHVNRSTRSRKRAAATLAVAAMLGSLATATGSAATAAPKDAAKGASKAAPKAPAPPPADCSAAYRIEQKLDGGTTWGMCWSYDSDAGLVLEKVSYQPKGEPKPIRVLTSGKLAQVHVPYDNGKEEFDDLTTYGFGYGLQNLKPNECPGGTIRTVKVAEVGNVKGLCTTTRSRGHAYRLANDEGTKVWQAQGKDLLVYTVNKVSWYEYITEWRFSSDGTISANVGATGSLSPGDYDATDGRGWPIGKGARDYATSHSHNVFWRLNFGLDGSSKNRVEQYDSKVTPPTGNGKPKTKTTRTPITKELAGDAKSMRWWRMVSATGKNKDGHARSYEIVPGPTNKHPGRSFTKHDLYFTDYRKCEQFASNNIRNCGRNAPDSVDKWVNGEPLKNPITWVNIGFHHIARDEDQQPMPVHWQGFQLAARDVTAMNPLTPADLAGQNGRYE
- a CDS encoding SAV2148 family HEPN domain-containing protein — encoded protein: MSSGGLELPPGDAGHEGGSTGSTEVPPGAVSLARPMEIGAELDWGADAWSEVRTRAQRAGRAYIWLNLVEQRLRAVVAGVLRPIYEPVHGEDDWVVAAAGPAGQEWVQRAVAVREVSRRKGYLLDPADDNVLSFLTLPQLRELMVQHWPCFEPYFDDRRDVELALDELEVTRNVVSRNRALSEAVLAQAERASARLLEILGSGGGVPSSGRLKVDAVEDLVGDRYADVVSVHPDRVRLQRQLPAEDLFGGARRLDAIGIGLNLLVQNFSGRRLVRLAESGCRIRLLFLNPASSAVKRRERELGLKKGELSRSVEMNILHMRRVRSKLRDPGAFEIQVFDETPRFTAYLVDGDGSDGLAVVQTYLRKARGMEAPVLVLRGGGRGVVRHGQDTEHGLFETYREEFESVWADSRPVS
- the mgt gene encoding macrolide-inactivating glycosyltransferase, with amino-acid sequence MTSAKRAHIAMFSIAAPGHVNPSIEVIRELVARGHRVTYAIPASYADKVAVTGAEPVIYHSTLPTEDEPEAWGTELIDNIEPFLNDAIQVLPQLIEAYEGDEPDLVLHDITAYPAPVLAHRWGVPAVSLSPTLVAWEGYEEEVAEPMFAELKASERGKAYYARFRAWLDEHGVTHIDPDRFAGRPRRSIVLIPKVLQPHADRVDESVHSFVGACQGERAEQGGWERPAGAEKVLLVSLGSTFTKQPGFYRECVKAFGDLPGWHVVLQIGKYVDESELGDVPANIEVRSWVPQLAVLKQADAFITHAGAGGSQEGLATGTPMVAVPQAVDQFGNADMLVSLGLARRLDTEDATAEALRAGVLGLMDDPEVERRAEGIRLGMAAEGGTRRAADLIEAELPIRQR